One Coffea eugenioides isolate CCC68of chromosome 2, Ceug_1.0, whole genome shotgun sequence genomic window, GTAGTTTGGAATTCCAAGTTACTTTTGATTTGATGATTAACAGGTATAGCTTGTTAACAGCTGTTTTTTGTCTTTGCAAAGGGCTTCTTGCTAGTAATATTGTTATAGTTGTTATTCTGTGGCATATTGTGTTTACATTCAAAGCCCCTTCCTTAAAATAAGTACAATAAAGCTGCTTTGAAGTTCTAGATGGATCATTTGTGGCAATAACATAATTTAAGAAAAGCATGCATTGTCGGTAATTCTCTTTTGGGATTAGATTTTCATGAAATCCAGCAAGCACCTGTTTATGTCGATGTTTTGTGCAACGTATGATAGTTCATTGAAGATAATCAAACAATTTCACTAGTGGATAATTTACCTGATTCCTGTACATCTGTTAAACACTATCTCATTTTGTATTTACCTTTTGCTTCTGGCTTTTGCAGCGGGAAAGATGGCAAAAGCCTGTTCTACGGCGTTTGCAGGTCAGTCGCATTTTTGTTCCATTGAGGAGTTGACAAAGTTTTAGTAGATTGATGTAGATGGGTATTTGTGTAAATATtagttcttttcttttcactcttGTACTTATCCTTCTCCAGTTTCATCCATTGCTTCTTCTATTCTTCTTATTCCTTTTGCATTGtgtatttttgaattttggccAGGGAGTGTTGGGTTTTGGGTATGTTGTTTGGTGCTTTGAAGTTTAAATGTTGCAAGGATTCAGAAATTTCTCTCTTGCTTGGTTGCTGCAGTCTTGATCTAAATTACGTTATTCTGTGCTGCATGGTTATCATTGCTGAGCTGTAACTGATGTTGCCAGAGTTCAATATTCCCTTTAGTTCCTGATACCCACAACTTGAGCAAAAGTCAGTGCATTGAATTATAGTTTGACTAACCATATCTTGATACACAAAAAATCCAAGTTTTCCGTCTCAGACCCATTCTTGCTGAAGACTCGTAATGTTATTAAGCAACAGACTGCACAAGTCAAAATTTATCTTGATTTTACAGCTTGTTGAGGTATAAAAGAATAGTGACGTATCATTTGTGGAGTGGTTTTATTGAATGTGTTTTAGATGCCTTTGAAAGATAACCCTTTGGGTAGTATTTTTCTTTGCCATATTTAAGTTTGCTTGGATACTCTAGTGTCTTAGAATTTCAACAGAGGCCTGTTACATTTGATAATTGGGATTCAATAGTGCCTTTCTGCATTTTATTTATGTTGGCGCATTCCTTTATTGTTATTGAATGACAATTATTTCCTGCATTCTGTCTTACAGCCACCTCCTCCAGTTAATGACACCAATCCCTATAATGTGTTTAGGCCGAGGGAGAAAGCTCACAGACTTCACACGAGGAGGGTAAATCCTCTGCTTGCTTTACCAGTTGATTTGACCTAGACAGTTAAGTTTTGGTTTGTGTCAATTTCAGTTTGTGGCAAGAGAAATTTGACAGGTGGAATTTTTTCATGTCCACTTATTACCTTTTTAGATGCAAAGGAGGGAAAACAATGTGCAGTCGTTTGAAAAGCTTCGTCAGGTTAGCAGCCTGACACTGTAGCATGGTCATatcttttctttgcattttgTGCTTGATAGCTCGTATGGAAACATCTGttctttgttttagttttcttttttccccatCTCCTTGCTTATCTAAAGGCCATATATTCTATGTGATGATACTGTACTTGTGCCTGCACTCCTATCCGTATGTTTGTATGCTGCTTGCTTCTCTCTGGTGAACAATATATTTATGGATCATGGATGTTACTGTGACAAACTATAGATCTTTGTAACTCGTTAACATATGTATGGACGTGCTACTATCTGCTACTTAACTAAGCCAATATACATATTGCCCAATCCCTGTGGTTGGCGGGCTGCATAAGCAGTTCTGTGCAGTTTAGTGATGCATAATGTTTGAAAAGTAATTCTGTCCAAGCATATTGGATTGCTTaatatattagaaaatgaaaaaagagcAATTGTAGGTTTAACAATATTGTCGAGGTATGAAGGTCACTCTCTGGCGTCATCATTGAAAGATTTGGGTTAAAATAGCTAAACCATAACTGTCTATTCCTGTAATTGAACCTctatttgaagtattttggcCTATACATCTTTGTAATATTGTTCATACTACTATTTTGACATTGTAGTTGTTTGATTAATGTGTTCTTTGATTGACTGTTTCAGGTCAGACGCAATCTTGAACAAGCAAAAACCATATTGGATGCTTTGGTCAGGGTATGTTTTGCCAGCTGTCGACTTTGAAATATTACATGTAAAATTAGGATCAAACATGCCTTTGAATATCTATATCCAGACAATTCTAATTTGTCCAACATGATTTTGTATagagagaagagaagaaaagagatgTTATGGAGAGCGAGGTTAGCCTTCAAAGGATTCAAATGAAGTACAAGGTAAGAATTGACTCATTTGCATTTCCAACACATGTTACAGATGCTAGTTGCTTAATTATTTATATACCAAAAGTTAATTTCACCGTTAATTAGTTATGTACCAAAAGTTAATCCCACCACTAAAAGTTCCTATCTGCAATGAGGATTGAGGAGGCAGCATGCTGCTCAAATTTTATGACACGAGGCCCTTCTCAAGATCTTTGTACAGCCCTCATATATGGTGCTAGGGAGTAGGGGATCGTAAAGTATGGCTGTTAGAGATGAAAGCTCATTTTGTTATTGTGAATCTTCACTTAGCATGTCAATTTAGAGTCTGGAGTCTTGAGAGTGTTGCATAACTTGGTTTTCTATGTCTGAAAACTGCATGGTCATTCCCTTTTATCACTGAGGTTCTTCTCAGTTGACTTTGGGCATATCTCTATGACCCGTCATTCTCTCTTGTGCGACCTAGTTCATGACTTCATATATGGAAAGAGACAAGTTCGGAGACATGAATGGCAAGATGCAGGCAATGAGCCTTCGAAGCCTGAGTTTGCCGTTCATTGTTTTTGCACTGTTCTTGCATCTAAAAAAATGGTTGAGAATGGAATTGCCTTCTAGGCTTCCGTGCAGTCATTGaggaaaaatttcaaaatatctCGCTGTGTGCATGCTTGAGATTCTTTCTGCCATTTTAGCACATTGTAGATGGGTTTGACTTTTGATAGTACATTTCTGAACATACAATTATGTTACTACTCACTTGTTAGCTTTATCCCTAACAATGTACGCATGATCGATATTTTAAACTGTATCGGCCCATTTACAAGaaatcaagttgtgttttgagTCAAGTAACTGATAGTGACTGGTTTCGGTATTTTCAGAATGAAACCGAGCTTCTTGAAGACAGTTTGGCCCTGCCAGGATTGCCATCATTCCCCAGCAAGGTGGTGTCAAGTGATGAGGAATTTGTTGATTCTGACGATGTTGCTAACAGTCGTCCACACCTGCGGCCTGTGGCTGCACAAAATCCACCTTTTATGGATTCAAAACTGGTAATGGCTTCTGCAGCAAGCACAAGGCGGGATGTCAAACGGCAAAATGGATGGCTGAATAAATTGGTACTTGCCCTGTAGTCTAAACCAGTAATTGTCTCCCAAATGTTCTTTCTCTTAATCACCTCAAATATTTCCTTGCCCTTGTTGGTTGAGCTAAAAGATTTTAGTAAcagttgcagcagccattcctGCTACCCAGCCCCCTTCACCACCCCCCTTTCCTCTCCCCAGCCACACtcccttccccccccccccccccccccacaaaaccaaaaaaaaaaaaagcttatcTGATATGGTAAGCTACTAAAATCTTCTTTTGGGATAAATACAGGATCCAGATGAGCCAGTTATGTTGTTTACAAAGCCCCTAGATCCAGAAAAGTTGGCTGCTGCTGGCATTGTTCCGCCACAGGCTTCTTTAATACCAGATGGAGAATCTACACCATCAGTCAACTTTCCCAGTTTCTGTGGAAGAATTGGACGTGGGGGTCGAATTATTTTTGATAGATGCAATCCTCTTATGCTTACTCCACCTGACTCTGGTGAAACTTGCTATGTACCGCCAAAACCCCGACAGGCTGTAAATCCTTGATTTTGTCACTACTGTTTCTTTGGTAAAGGTGCCTCCATCTGTATGTATCGAGATGTTGTATTTGTTGATGATGGCTGAGATACATGAGTAGCGCCTGGACTTAGTTGCTTTCAACGCCTGTTTACTGGCATTTTATATAGGCAGCCAGTTCTCCTGCCTTCTTGTAGGCAGTGATCAGGAGATAATTCCTTCTTGGAGGAGTATGCTTTTTCATTTACCTTTGCCAATTGTACAATGATTCCGGTGAGGATGAAAGGGAAAAAGggcctctatttttttttcctctctctctccctctctctttagCGTAGGCTTAGATAGTGAGGTAGTTGTTCAAATTGACTTCCTGCTTTGATAGCTTTTTACCCAAATGTATGGTTTTGTTGTAAATTTTATGGATGAAGTGAAGACAAATAAGTTAAAAATAGATAGGGTTGTTTCAAACTTGTATAAATTTGTGGCTTTCTGAATCAGGCATATCGtctttttaatcttttcatgGATGTAAAGGGTGATTGCAGCTTGGGAAGCTTGTTTGGCCTTGCTATCAACAATGCTTCAGGCATGTCGGTGTCTTGGCTACTACCCCTGCTGATAAGCATGTGGTCTAATTTGGCCAGCTTATTGCTTCATTTAAATCATCTCTGGGTAGATCTTTGTTGTTAGTGGGGTGACCTTGCAGAATGTGTAACCTCTCTTGCAGTATCCTTCGCGTGAAGCTGCTTCGTAAGCCAAAAGAAACTGCCGTGgccttactttttttttttttttttttaatcgtcATTTTGTATATATTATCCTATTCTATTCTAGTCCTTCTGTGGCCTTACTTAAGGATGGTGGATTGGTGCCTTACTACAGTCTCAGGGCTAAGGTGTGCACTGACAAGCCTCTTACGTTGGAAAATGGGACGCAAAGTGGCTGGCTTCTGCCTCCCATTTTTGTTTCGTTGAGAAAGGAAACTAGCAAGTGTATGTCATGTCGGCTTTGTTCGTTGCTTGGCAATCTTGAACTCTCTACTCTTCCTTCATTCCGAAATATTCTTTACCTCAGGATGATCAGCTTCTCTAGTCTTCTGCCCCTCATTCTACAGTGTTCAGAGTCACATAATATCTCATTAAACAGCGTATATAAATAAATGCATATTATACTTCTATACATCTTTCATCGCATTCCGCCATTTTTCTCAAGCTGATAACACTAATTGCTACGAGTTTACTGGCAAAAATACGCGATTAAGATCTGTCCATGGCGGCAGGGGAGCCCCGGTCTTTCGAATACACACCAACATGGGTTGTGACCGTCGTCTGCTTCATCATTGTTCTCATATCTCTCGGGGCTGAGCGTGGTCTTCATCGACTCGGAAAGGTATCCAAAATCTTCCTTGCTCGCAAGAAAATCCGTTTTTCCAACTTAGCGTTCGGCCTATTTAATCTGATTGTCTGTTGTTTTGGATTCAGTTGTTCAAGCACAGGAAGCTACACGCGTTGTATGAGGCATTAGAGAAGGTCAAGGGAGGTCTGTGATTGTTAATTAAGTATCCCAGAATTTCTGATCAACAACAGTATTCACAACTTTGCCTTACGATGCATGTGCTGTTTTCCTTTCCATTGTTGCAGAATTGATGCTTTTGGGGTTTATTTCCTTACTCTTGACGGTGTTTCAAGGTCTAATAAGCCATGTATGCATTCCTCGTGATTCTGCAAACATCATGCTCCCATGCAAGCTTAAAACTGAGGCTTCCTCTGGTGGTTCTGAGCATCTTGGCATCGCCAAACATGGGAGGAGGCTTTTGGCTGAAGATGTGAGCTTGGAAACTTGTGCACGCCAGGTATCAtgatgtttcaaaaaaaaaaaaaagggataatctTTACTTTTACTTTCTGGTCTAAATGCACAGAATTCATGTATACTTGGGTTCCATTCTACTACTTAAAGGAAGATAATTTCCAAGTTATGTTCGTGGtttcaattgttttttttttcttttcctgtttATATGTTGGATTACATTTACAGGGAAAACTCCCACTGTTGTCACTGGAAGCATTGCATCAGCTtcacattttcatttttgtgtTGGCTGTGGTTCACGTGATCTTCTGTGTTACCACCATGCTTCTTGGAGGAGCAAAGGTACTGCATTCGAAGCTCGTTGTACAATAATATGAAAATCATACAGTCCCGCTGGAATTTTTGTTGCTTCTG contains:
- the LOC113760122 gene encoding uncharacterized protein LOC113760122 is translated as MSRLSFRPRPLDIHKKLPIVKSVKDFEDDDTPTTTRNSQILRFAAEADIEVPQVSSKKSAAEIPTPQFVVVDTYERDYSRTFGQPTSYLRARGARAEIGEFIEYDLDNEDEDWLQEFNRERKILPAEKFETILFKLEVLDHKARERAGIITPTLGPPVPVLLTFDAAVEALQSLSIKYGVFQSIYNYWKEKRERWQKPVLRRLQPPPPVNDTNPYNVFRPREKAHRLHTRRMQRRENNVQSFEKLRQVRRNLEQAKTILDALVRREEKKRDVMESEVSLQRIQMKYKNETELLEDSLALPGLPSFPSKVVSSDEEFVDSDDVANSRPHLRPVAAQNPPFMDSKLVMASAASTRRDVKRQNGWLNKLDPDEPVMLFTKPLDPEKLAAAGIVPPQASLIPDGESTPSVNFPSFCGRIGRGGRIIFDRCNPLMLTPPDSGETCYVPPKPRQAVNP